GGATTCGCCGACTTCACGCGGATCCTCCTCGGCGGGACGCCGCCTCCTCGTACACCCGGAGCATTCGCTCGCGGAACCGCTCGAGGCTGAAGCCGCGCACCCGCTCGAGCCCGAGCGCGGCGGCGTCGCGGCCGAAGTCCCGGGTGCCCGAGGCTTCGCGGAGAAGCCCCGCGAGCGCGCGGACGTCTCCCGCGGGATAGAGCCGGCCCGCGTCCCCGACGATCTCGGGAATCGACCCCGCGTCGCTCGCCACGACCGGAACGCCCGAGGCCATCGCGAAGAGGAGCGGGATCCCGAACCCCTCGTAGCGGGACGGATAGAGGAAGAGGGAGGCCCCCGCGAAGAGAGACGGGAGATCGCGGTCTTCCACGTATCCCGGGAACCGCGCGTCGACGCCCTCGGCCCGGGCTCGGGCCTCGTACTCGGTGGCGAGTGGACCCAGCCCGCCGGGGAGGAGGAGGGTCGGGACGGGTCCGGTCTCCGCTTCCGCCCCCACCACGGAGATCGCGCCGAGCAGATCCGGCACTCCCTTCCGGGGATCGAACCCCCCGAGGTAGAGCCAGTACGGCCGCCCCTCGTTCCATCGCGCGCGGGCCGCCTCCGCGCCCCCGCCCGACGAGTGCGGGCGATACCACCGCGGCAGCGCCACGGGGACGACCTCGGCCTTCGCGGCCGCTCCGGGAACGCGCGCGACGAGATCGCGCAAGGTCGCCGCGCTGTCCGCGGTCACGCGTGCCGCCCGTCGCACGCCCACGCGCACCGCTCCCCGGTAGAGGCTCCGGTGGAGCCAGCCGGGCCGAGGCCAGGGCACGAGATCGGGACGCACCCAGGGGATCACGTCGTGGACCGTGAGCACGGACGGAACGGGAGCGTTTCGGGGCACCCCGTGGTTCCACGTGGCATGGTGGAGATCGGGCGCGGGCTCGACCGCGCGAAGAAGGCGCGGAAGCACGGCGGACTCCCAGCGGATCCGTCCTCCGGAGCCGCTCTCGTGGAGGACCGGGATCCCGTCCGGGATCCGTCCCTCGGGGACGGGACGGTGCGCGAGCCCGGTGAAGGCCACGCCTTCCGCTCCGAGCTCCTCGAGGATCTGGAGGATCACCTGCCCCACGCCGGTGACGTGCTCGAGCGCGAGTGGCCTCAGGTCGATCGCGACGCGAAGGGGGCGGGGCACCGGGGCACGCTATCGGAGGGCGGAGGGACGGTCAACGTCGGAGGGCGGAAGGGCGGTCGACGAAAGCCCGCATCTAACGTCTTGACTTCGCCTTGCAAGGGCAGGTACCCTCGATGGGTGCGACCTCCCGGAGGCGAACGTGCGTCCCGACTGGGACGTCGTCTGGCTGAGTGACATTCCTTGGACGGGCCTCTGGCAGCGTCCCCAGCAGCTCGCGACCCGCTTTCCCGGCCATGCGCGCATCCTGTTCGTGGAGCCCTGGACGCTCGGGCACGGAGCCGTGCCGAGGCCTGCCCTCGTGGACGCGCGCATCGCGCGCGTCTCGTTCCCCTTTCTCCCACTGCACGCGCGATCGCTCCGTCTGAGGCGGACCGCGTACCGGCTCGGTAGCCTGGGTCCGGCGATGTCGGTGCTTCACGCGGCGCAGCGAGCGTGGATCGCGACGCTCGGAGGCTTCTTTCGCCCCGGAGCGAGACGGCTCGCGCTCGTGGAGAACTTCATGGCGTTTCCGACACTCGATGCCTGGAGGCCCGACCGGGTCGTGTACGACATGATCGACGCACCCTTTCACTTCGCTCCCGTGCCCCCGCGGCTCACGCCGTACTGGGAAGCGCTGCTCTCGCGCGCGGACCGCGTGACGGTCACGTCGGGTCCCCTCGAGTCGCTCGCGAGAAGGGGGGGCGCGAGGAATCCCACGCTCGTGGGGAACGGCGTCGAGGTCGCTCGATTCGCGGACGCGGAGCGGAGTCCCG
This sequence is a window from Candidatus Eisenbacteria bacterium. Protein-coding genes within it:
- a CDS encoding glycosyltransferase family 1 protein gives rise to the protein MPRPLRVAIDLRPLALEHVTGVGQVILQILEELGAEGVAFTGLAHRPVPEGRIPDGIPVLHESGSGGRIRWESAVLPRLLRAVEPAPDLHHATWNHGVPRNAPVPSVLTVHDVIPWVRPDLVPWPRPGWLHRSLYRGAVRVGVRRAARVTADSAATLRDLVARVPGAAAKAEVVPVALPRWYRPHSSGGGAEAARARWNEGRPYWLYLGGFDPRKGVPDLLGAISVVGAEAETGPVPTLLLPGGLGPLATEYEARARAEGVDARFPGYVEDRDLPSLFAGASLFLYPSRYEGFGIPLLFAMASGVPVVASDAGSIPEIVGDAGRLYPAGDVRALAGLLREASGTRDFGRDAAALGLERVRGFSLERFRERMLRVYEEAASRRGGSA
- a CDS encoding glycosyltransferase; translation: MRPDWDVVWLSDIPWTGLWQRPQQLATRFPGHARILFVEPWTLGHGAVPRPALVDARIARVSFPFLPLHARSLRLRRTAYRLGSLGPAMSVLHAAQRAWIATLGGFFRPGARRLALVENFMAFPTLDAWRPDRVVYDMIDAPFHFAPVPPRLTPYWEALLSRADRVTVTSGPLESLARRGGARNPTLVGNGVEVARFADAERSPATLPGAPEHPIVGYVGSLHSWFDVPLVGALARALPGARVVLVGPAHPDTERQLAREQETAPNLFWTGARPYAEIPSILGGFRVGLIPFRRTPLTEAVNPVKLYEYAAAGVPTVTTRFSDEVDEWHEAARVADDAEAFVAETERLLADPPDRPSLRRFAARHDWSEIAKRFTAVALEDAA